AAAAACCGGGTGTATGCATCAGAATTTTCCTCTTTGTTCAGATAACTCTTCTTGAGTCGTGATATGACTCCTTCATGTCGGGAGGTGTACTCTTCGCCAAAGCGTTCGGCTTTTACTGCGGTCTGTGGTTTATACAGGAGGTTATACCGCTCTTCTTCGCTCAGTTCGCATACCGGTTTGCATGGATCAAATAACCGGGAATTCATCAATGAATTCCAGTAATATCCACCTTTTTTGTATTGAGAGTGCAGAATGGCACCATCTGCAACTGATTTTGTCTCATCTATGAGTTTCTTCTCATCAACAACCATCAGTTGCCCAAGACCAGAACATTCAGGACACATCCCGTCTGCATTATTGAATGAGAAGAGATTTGACCCGCCAATAAACGGAGCACCACACCGGGAGAAGAGAAGTCGAAGGTATGTATAGACCTCGGTCATGGTTCCAACCGTAGATCTGAGAGTCTGTCCCGGTCGTTTCTGGTCGATGACAATGACAGGAGAGAGATTTGAGATCTCATCCACATCCGGTCTTGATATCTTTGGAAGACGGGATCGTTCAAATGTCCCGAATGTCTCGATCAGTTGCCTTCTCGCTTCTGCACTGATTGTATCAAAGACCAGAGAACTCTTCCCGCTTCCAGAGACCCCGGTTACTACAACGATCTTATTTTTTGGAACCGAGACTGAGATATTTTTTAGATTGTGTTCCCTTGCTCCCACAATCCTGACAGGCTCGCTCATTTCCTCTGACCTGAACCCTGCCCGGTCTCATTTTCAGGAATATAATCGTGTGCAGCATTATACTCATCAATAAACCGGAGAGCCCATTCCCGCTCAGCCTTGATGAGATGTTGTCTTCTGCGGGCAAGGTGAATATTACCGATTTTACATCCGTGATCGAGGAGATAGGTTTCAAGTTCACCATAACAGGCCAGTCTGGTGTCAATAGAGGCGAGATACGCGTTCAATGCTGAATTTACTTCAGCCGGAGTAAGGATGTGAAGATTTGCCAGAGCAAGATCAATCTGGTATATCGAGATCTCCAGTTCAGACATAATCCCGGTGATATGATTTTTGAGTTCTTGTGCACCTTTTTCTGTCAGAGTATAGGTTTTCTTTACTTTGTTTGACTCGGTAACCGAGAGATTGACATCGACAAGAAATTTTTTTTCCAGTTTTTCAAGGACCTTGTAAATAGAGGAGATGGATATCTCAGTCCAGTATCGCATATCCTGTTCCACAACGCATTTCTCAATCTCGTATGGATACATTGGTTTTATGGAAAGTAACCCCAATAGGGCAGCTTCCATGTTTGAGATTCCACTCATAGAATATTGTACAAGTACAATACTATATTAATACTATACTTTGCCAGTATGGTATCTCATACAATCAATATTACCTCCTGTAATCAAATTCATACTTCTTATAAATGGGAGCATATCTAAAATGTACTGAAGATCCCCTCACTATGATCATCTCCATCTTTCATATCAATATTATATACAAAACATGACACCAATTATCAAAACATTCAACCTAACAAAAATATTTGGATCTAATACGGCTGTCAATTCCATATCGCTTGAGGTTCACAAAGGCGAGGTCTTCGGTCTCCTTGGCCCGAATGGAGCAGGAAAAACGACCTTCCTTTCCATGCTCTGTACGATTCTCAAGCCAACATCGGGCACGGCTGTCATTAACGGGTATGATATCGTCCAGGACAGTGCCATGGTCAGACGATCGATTGGAATTGTCTTCCAGGATCCCAGTGTTGATACAGACATGACATCACGGGAAAACCTGCAGATGCATGCCGATCTCTACGATGTCCCGGTATCAGAGCAGGCTTCAAGGATACAGGAGGTACTGACACTTGTCCAGCTCGAAGACCGGGCCGATGACTTTCTCAATACATATTCCGGAGGAATGAGACGCCGTCTTGAGATTGCCAGGGGATTATTACATTATCCACGGGTCCTTTTCCTTGACGAACCAACCATCGGGCTTGATCCCCAGAGCAGGGAACACATCTGGTCATACATCAGACAACTTCGGGAACGTGAGGATATGACCCTTATTCTCACAACCCATTACATGGAAGAGGCAGACGAACTCTGTGACCGGATAGCCATTATCGATCATGGATCCATTGTAGCCCTGGATACGCCATCTGCCCTGAAACAGACTGTTGGATGTGAGATGATTCTTCTCAAAACAGAAGAACCTGAAAAGCTTCAGAGTCTCCTTGCGTACATCCCGGAGATCGATACAATCAGGGTAATTGATGATGAAGTGAGGATATCAATTCCCAATGCTGATGATGAACTTCCCAGGATCATGGAGATTGCCTTCAGGGAAGGAGTTCACATGAGTTCTGTCCATCTTTCACGTCCTGACATGAACGACGTTTTCATGCATTACACAGGAAGGGAGATCAGGGAGGAAGGTCCTGAATCAGTCAGCAGAATGAGAATGATGAGACGGAGGAGCAGACGATGAGCGAATTTCGTGGAATCTACACCCTCTGGCTTCGTGAGGTCAAGAAATTTGTCAGGGAAAAATCACGCCTCGTGAATGCATTTGTCCAGCCACTGCTCTGGCTCTTCATCTTCGGGACTGGGATGAGGTTTTCGGCAACTGTGCCCGGAGTGAACTACCAGGAGTTTATTTTTCCCGGCCTTGTCTGTCAGGCAATGCTGTTCACTGCAATGTTTCTTGGAATCCACATAATCTGGGACCGGGAATTCGGGTTTTTAAAAGAGATCCTGGTCTCCCCGTTATCACGTCCATCAATATTTCTTGGAAAGATGCTTGGTGTCAGCACCGATGTTATGATACAAGGAATTATAATCTTTCCATTTGCTTTTCTCATCGGGGCACATATTAGTATTGTAGTTTTTTTCCTGACCCTTCCGGTGATGCTCCTTATCACCTTCGGACTGGTCTGTATCGGCCTTACATTTGCAAGCCTGATGAAAAGTTTCGAAGGATTCGGTCTTGTACAGACGTTTATCAACATGCCGATGTTTTTTTTGAGTGGTGCATTATTTCCACTTAACAATGTTCCACAATGGCTTCAGGTCGTGAGTCTGGTAAACCCGCTTACTTATGGTGTTGATGCCCTGAGAACAGTTATGATCGGCCCTTCATGGGTCGGGATAGCCCCAATATCTGTTGATCTTGCAGTCCTGTTCGTCTTTGACGCAATCATGTTTACATGCGGGACCTGGGCATTTAGCAGGACTGATTAACGATTGATTTGTGATAAAAATGACAGATATTGTATATAATGAGGAAAAAAAGGATCTTCCAATAGATCAACTGCATTCACTATTCATGTCAGCAGGCTGGATCAGGGAACCTGAAACAGAGGAGATGATATCCCATTTTAATCTGCCATTTATCAATTCAACACTCGTCATATCAGCATGGCATGAGGATAAACTCGTCGGAGTAGTGAGGGTTCTCTCTGATAAAATTATCAGATCAGCAATTCATGACCTGGTCGTTGATCCAGAATTCCAATGCAGAGGAATTGCAAAAGAACTGCTTACCCGATGTGTTCAAACATATCCAAAATCAGAGTGGATAGTTCAAACTAATGCTGAAAATGTTGAGTATTTTCTGAAAAATGGTTTTATCCGGTATCCAAGAAATGTGCTTTTCAGACCTTCAGCATGGGATCAGGAATATGAGATGAGTATGTAAAATTTTGAATAACTCAAATATATTCATTATCCTTTTCCAGGTCTGATTATACCGATACACCGGGATTGGGATTATTCCTGATTTTTGCACGAACATCTGGATTATCCAACTTGATCCCCGGATTGTACGCAAGCCGTGTCGAGTTCAGTAAAACCACGATGGTTGCAACCTGATGACCAATGGCACCGACAGCCGGAGATATCAGACCATACCCTGCTGCGATAATCAGCAGAAGATTCAGACCAAGTGCAATACAAATGTTCATTATAATTATTGAACTCGTCCGCCTTCCAAGTTGAATAAATTCTGGCAATGCAGAAAGTCCCCGCTGCATCAGAATGACACTGGATGTCTCAAGAGCGATGGTATCTTCCCGGGATCCGATACTTATCCCGAGATCAGAGCGTGCAAGTGCAGGCCCGTCATTTGTTCCGTCACCAACAAAACAGACAACTTCCCCTCTCTTCTGTAGTTTTGAGACATAGGCTTCTTTATCTCCGGGATACATGCCTGAATGAACTGATCCCGGTTCGATTCCACACTGCTGTCCGATCTGTTCAGCAACAACCTGATTATCACCGGTGAGCATCTCGATTTTGTTGATTCCAAGCTGCCTGATTTTTGCAAATACTGCAGAAGACTCGGGGCGTATGGTATCTGAAACATACAGAATTCCAATCAGGAACGTGTCACATACAACAAGGATCTCACTGGTTCCACTCATATCATCCCGGGCTTTTGACAGGATGAGAGATGTATCAATCCCTTTGCTCTCCATGAATCTGCGATTTCCAACAAGAATTTTATGATCCTGCTGGATGTCCTCAATCCCGAGACCCGCAACCTGCTGGGCATAACCGGTGCAGGCAATGGATAGCCCGTTATCTATCGCTGTAGAAACGACTGCCTTTGCAATCGGATGTGATGAAGAACATTCTGCAGTTGCAGCAAACAACAGGACATCATCACGGGAGTACGAACCACATGCAATAACCTCTGATACAGCCATGTTTCCGCTTGTAATCGTCCCGGTTTTATCAAGAACCAGGACTGTTACATTCCTGCAGACTTCCAGGAATTCACCACCCTTGATAAGAATTCCTGATTTCGCAGCAGAACCGAGAGTTGCCAGAACTGCAGACGGTGTCGCAAGCAACAGGGCACACGGGCATGCAACGATGAGCACAGTGATTGCCCTGATGATACTCCCGGTCAGGACAAAGACAATTATTGCCAGAATAATCATGAGAGGTGAATATACCCGTGCAAACCGATCGATAAACGGATGAGACGGCGGTCTCCTCTGACCTGCCTGCCGTATGAGTTCTGCAATCCGGGAGTAGGTTGAATCACCGGCAACCTTTGTAGTTTTGATAATCAACGTTCCATCAAGGTTAGTACTTCCTGAATATACGAGACTCTCCTTTTCCTTTGCAACCGGAAGACTCTCACCGGTAAGGCAGGACTCATCAAGAAACGAGGTTCCTTCGGTCACAACACCATCAACAGGAACAATATCACCGGATCTGACCATCACCACATCACCGATGGCGATCTCATGAACCGGAACTTCAACTACTTCGCCACTTTTAATAATGTGGCCAAACCTGGGGTTCCGGGTTACGATTCCCTCAATATCACGTTTTGACCGGGAGTATGCATAATCTTCAGCCAGTTCACCAATTGTCAGGATAATCGCAACCTCTGCTGCAGCAGTAAATTCTCCTATTGCAACAGCAGCAACTATGGCAATACTCGCGAGTTCGCAGACATTCCGCTCACCACCAAGGAGTCCGGTCACTGCCTCCTTAAGGATTGGATAGGCTGTCAGGAGGAGAGCGATGATCGCAGCGGCAGTTCCAATTTCCCAAATTGCAATGAACCCAACCTCTGAAAGGATTGCAAAACAGACACAGATTCCGGCGATGAATGTACGGATGAGTAATGGGCGGATTGTCTGTGAATCAAACTCATGAGTACATCCACATGCTGAATCGCAGGTATTGTGATTGGATGGTTCACTTTCATGATGATTGCAGCAGCTTCCTGATAAACAGTCATCAGAACTGCACCCAGGCCGTCCCAGGATTTTTTCAAATATTTTCATTTATTTTTTGAAGAATCGAAGTAAACGAGATAGTCTCTTCTTTTCCAAGTATTGACGCGATCTCTGTAGCCAAGTTCAGATGATGCCGGTGATGTTCCTGGAATGTATCTTCACCTTTCTCAGTCAGTTCAATGATATACGACCGACGATCATTCTCTGCCCTGACCCTCCTGGCAAACCCGCCACGCTCAAGTTTGTCAACAGTAACCGTCGTTGTTCCGGTCGTGATCCCGAGTTTTCCGGCAAGATCTTTCATATTCATCCTGCCATGATGTCCCAGAACCTCTATTGCATGAGCCTCAGAGATCTTCAGATGCCCGGCTTCAATCACTGACGATTCCCAGGAAGAAAACCGATCAAAAAACTCCATAAGGCCTTCATTCAGAAGTTCGATCTCTTCACCATGATCATCGATATCTTGTTTTTTTGACATCTTTATGATCAATTTATTTGATTCTCAAACTATTTGAAGACAGAGGAATTGTATGCAAAAAATAATAATTGTTATAATTCGTTGTAATCATCACCGATATCGTAGAACAACAATCCCGGGAAAAAAGATAAAAGCCCTGTAAAAACTGGTTACTATTTCATGCATTATTGGCTCACTTCTTAACCAGAAACTCCTTGTGTAAGACCGGGCATACACCAATCTCATGAGACTCCTGAACAGTCTGCTTTGCTCTCTTCTTCTGATACTGATTTGTATGGCAGTCACCGGTGAAAACACATTACCGGACAATATAAGCCATCAAACCGACTTTTCACTGGAGCAATACAATGATCTCAATACTGAACCGGCTCAAATCGTTGCTGACCTAAACAACAGGTTTGCATCAGATCTCTATCTGAATCTGTCTCATAGCCCGGATTATACCGGGAAAAATATCTTCTTCTCGCCACTCAGCATCTCATCTGCCGGAGCTTTGACATACGAAGGTGCCAGGGGAAAGACAGCAGATGAGATTCGTGCTGTCTTTCATTTCCCGGAAAATTCGTCAATCCTCCGGAAGGGATATGCAGGAGTAAATCCTGGAAGTCCTGGGCCCACAGTCTATTCTGCAAATGCTCTCTGGGCAGAAAAGACACACCAGTTTCTTCCTGAATATATCGCTCTATCCAGGGACTATTACAGTGCAAATGTTACAAACCTTGATTTTGTGAATAAATCAGGAGAATCACGGGATGTTATCAATGGTTGGGTGGCTGAAAAGACAAACAACAAGATCCGGGACCTTGTATCACCGGCATCGGTGAATTCTGCGACAGATTTGGTCATTACAAACGCCATGTACTTCAATGATTCGTGGCTTTCAGGGTTTGACAAGGGCCAGGAGCAGGAGTTCAGAGTTGAACCGGGAAAAACGGTTCCGATTCAGATGATGGAAAAGACCGGATCTGATCAGAAGTTCATGTACACAGATACCGGAGAACTCCAGGCTCTTGACATTCCATACCAGTCAGGAAACGGTACCCGGTTGTCAATGCTCGTTCTTCTGCCAAAAGAAGATAATATTACACCAGCTGAAAAAGTCCTGAGAACAGGAAACCTCTCTTCAGTGACCGGGGCATTACGCCCGACTGATGTTATCATATACTTCCCAAAATTCAGGCTTGAGACAGAATACCAACTCCCGGATCTTCTGAAAAAAATGGGGATGAATACAGCATTTACACCGGATGCAGACTTTTCCGGGATGGATGGAGCACAGGATCTGTTTATCAACGATTTTATTCACAAGGCCTTTGTAGATGTGAACGAACAGGGAACTGAAGCATCAGCAGCAACGGTTGTCTCCATGAATGAGATGGCAATCCCTGATAGAAATAAAGAGAGTCCGGTAGTGTTTAAGGCAGACCATCCGTTTATCTTCATGATCAGAGATGACAAATCCGGGGCCATTCTCTTTATGGGAAGGGTAATGAACCCTGCCGGAGCACCTTTGGAGAATCTGACATCAGAT
This DNA window, taken from Methanospirillum lacunae, encodes the following:
- a CDS encoding PadR family transcriptional regulator — its product is MSGISNMEAALLGLLSIKPMYPYEIEKCVVEQDMRYWTEISISSIYKVLEKLEKKFLVDVNLSVTESNKVKKTYTLTEKGAQELKNHITGIMSELEISIYQIDLALANLHILTPAEVNSALNAYLASIDTRLACYGELETYLLDHGCKIGNIHLARRRQHLIKAEREWALRFIDEYNAAHDYIPENETGQGSGQRK
- a CDS encoding ATP-binding cassette domain-containing protein gives rise to the protein MTPIIKTFNLTKIFGSNTAVNSISLEVHKGEVFGLLGPNGAGKTTFLSMLCTILKPTSGTAVINGYDIVQDSAMVRRSIGIVFQDPSVDTDMTSRENLQMHADLYDVPVSEQASRIQEVLTLVQLEDRADDFLNTYSGGMRRRLEIARGLLHYPRVLFLDEPTIGLDPQSREHIWSYIRQLREREDMTLILTTHYMEEADELCDRIAIIDHGSIVALDTPSALKQTVGCEMILLKTEEPEKLQSLLAYIPEIDTIRVIDDEVRISIPNADDELPRIMEIAFREGVHMSSVHLSRPDMNDVFMHYTGREIREEGPESVSRMRMMRRRSRR
- a CDS encoding ABC transporter permease; amino-acid sequence: MSEFRGIYTLWLREVKKFVREKSRLVNAFVQPLLWLFIFGTGMRFSATVPGVNYQEFIFPGLVCQAMLFTAMFLGIHIIWDREFGFLKEILVSPLSRPSIFLGKMLGVSTDVMIQGIIIFPFAFLIGAHISIVVFFLTLPVMLLITFGLVCIGLTFASLMKSFEGFGLVQTFINMPMFFLSGALFPLNNVPQWLQVVSLVNPLTYGVDALRTVMIGPSWVGIAPISVDLAVLFVFDAIMFTCGTWAFSRTD
- a CDS encoding GNAT family N-acetyltransferase, whose protein sequence is MTDIVYNEEKKDLPIDQLHSLFMSAGWIREPETEEMISHFNLPFINSTLVISAWHEDKLVGVVRVLSDKIIRSAIHDLVVDPEFQCRGIAKELLTRCVQTYPKSEWIVQTNAENVEYFLKNGFIRYPRNVLFRPSAWDQEYEMSM
- a CDS encoding heavy metal translocating P-type ATPase, encoding MKIFEKILGRPGCSSDDCLSGSCCNHHESEPSNHNTCDSACGCTHEFDSQTIRPLLIRTFIAGICVCFAILSEVGFIAIWEIGTAAAIIALLLTAYPILKEAVTGLLGGERNVCELASIAIVAAVAIGEFTAAAEVAIILTIGELAEDYAYSRSKRDIEGIVTRNPRFGHIIKSGEVVEVPVHEIAIGDVVMVRSGDIVPVDGVVTEGTSFLDESCLTGESLPVAKEKESLVYSGSTNLDGTLIIKTTKVAGDSTYSRIAELIRQAGQRRPPSHPFIDRFARVYSPLMIILAIIVFVLTGSIIRAITVLIVACPCALLLATPSAVLATLGSAAKSGILIKGGEFLEVCRNVTVLVLDKTGTITSGNMAVSEVIACGSYSRDDVLLFAATAECSSSHPIAKAVVSTAIDNGLSIACTGYAQQVAGLGIEDIQQDHKILVGNRRFMESKGIDTSLILSKARDDMSGTSEILVVCDTFLIGILYVSDTIRPESSAVFAKIRQLGINKIEMLTGDNQVVAEQIGQQCGIEPGSVHSGMYPGDKEAYVSKLQKRGEVVCFVGDGTNDGPALARSDLGISIGSREDTIALETSSVILMQRGLSALPEFIQLGRRTSSIIIMNICIALGLNLLLIIAAGYGLISPAVGAIGHQVATIVVLLNSTRLAYNPGIKLDNPDVRAKIRNNPNPGVSV
- a CDS encoding MarR family winged helix-turn-helix transcriptional regulator — translated: MSKKQDIDDHGEEIELLNEGLMEFFDRFSSWESSVIEAGHLKISEAHAIEVLGHHGRMNMKDLAGKLGITTGTTTVTVDKLERGGFARRVRAENDRRSYIIELTEKGEDTFQEHHRHHLNLATEIASILGKEETISFTSILQKINENI
- a CDS encoding serpin family protein, translating into MAVTGENTLPDNISHQTDFSLEQYNDLNTEPAQIVADLNNRFASDLYLNLSHSPDYTGKNIFFSPLSISSAGALTYEGARGKTADEIRAVFHFPENSSILRKGYAGVNPGSPGPTVYSANALWAEKTHQFLPEYIALSRDYYSANVTNLDFVNKSGESRDVINGWVAEKTNNKIRDLVSPASVNSATDLVITNAMYFNDSWLSGFDKGQEQEFRVEPGKTVPIQMMEKTGSDQKFMYTDTGELQALDIPYQSGNGTRLSMLVLLPKEDNITPAEKVLRTGNLSSVTGALRPTDVIIYFPKFRLETEYQLPDLLKKMGMNTAFTPDADFSGMDGAQDLFINDFIHKAFVDVNEQGTEASAATVVSMNEMAIPDRNKESPVVFKADHPFIFMIRDDKSGAILFMGRVMNPAGAPLENLTSDA